One genomic window of Desmospora activa DSM 45169 includes the following:
- a CDS encoding YkvA family protein, whose product MAKSSVIRKMLTGLDRKAKRVGGIAQVAKKWKALYRYFRDPKTSWVKKALAVAALLYFIMPMDIIPDYLVVMGYLDDLTLAAFVWRALSKELEHFSSEE is encoded by the coding sequence GTGGCAAAATCCTCGGTAATCAGGAAAATGTTGACCGGATTGGATCGAAAAGCGAAACGGGTAGGCGGTATTGCGCAAGTGGCGAAAAAATGGAAGGCATTGTACCGCTATTTTCGTGATCCAAAAACCAGCTGGGTAAAAAAAGCGTTGGCCGTGGCTGCGTTGTTGTATTTTATTATGCCGATGGATATTATTCCGGATTATCTGGTTGTCATGGGGTATTTGGATGATTTGACTCTGGCCGCTTTCGTTTGGCGTGCCCTCTCAAAGGAGTTGGAACACTTTTCGTCTGAGGAGTAG
- a CDS encoding MFS transporter: METWRRNLYILMVSQFLVMSAMTMIIPFLPLYLKEMGITDPAKTQLWAGIIFGANFLSAFVMAPIWGSMADKVGRKIMVLRSGFGMTIVILLTGLATSPLQLLFLRLLNGVVAGFIPASISLTATNTPKEKAGYALGMLQSGAVAGSILGPFIGGAMAEMFGFRMIFFLTGTIIGLATLVVLMAVKEEQKPDPTQERKGFFAEGSFILHQKPLLFLFSVGFLLQFAMLAPMPQMPLFVSELGAPGGYVAFFAGLVTAVTGMANMLASPQLGKLGDRFGSERVLFYAMLGAALFFIPHAFVQSVWQLLILRFLLGLCMGGLLPALNSLIRQNAPVGKESTAYGYSTSAVFLGNMLGPITGGFLSGFITIRGLFVLTAALLIIGAWWLRVSQSKVSDAESESSSVSQKVSV; the protein is encoded by the coding sequence ATGGAAACTTGGAGACGTAATTTGTACATTTTGATGGTATCACAGTTTTTGGTGATGAGTGCCATGACGATGATTATCCCCTTTTTGCCCTTGTATCTGAAGGAGATGGGGATAACCGATCCAGCCAAAACGCAACTGTGGGCCGGGATCATTTTTGGAGCGAATTTCTTATCGGCATTTGTGATGGCCCCGATCTGGGGAAGTATGGCCGATAAAGTGGGGCGGAAGATCATGGTGCTGCGCTCCGGGTTCGGGATGACGATTGTGATCCTGTTGACGGGATTGGCGACCAGTCCGCTGCAACTTTTGTTTTTACGTTTGCTGAATGGGGTGGTTGCCGGTTTCATTCCGGCTTCCATCTCGCTGACAGCGACAAACACCCCGAAGGAGAAGGCTGGATACGCTTTGGGAATGCTACAATCCGGTGCAGTGGCCGGGAGCATATTGGGGCCCTTTATCGGTGGGGCCATGGCTGAAATGTTTGGATTTCGTATGATCTTTTTCCTGACCGGCACCATCATCGGCCTTGCTACACTGGTTGTATTGATGGCGGTAAAAGAAGAGCAGAAACCAGACCCCACGCAAGAGCGAAAAGGTTTTTTCGCCGAAGGTTCCTTTATTCTGCATCAAAAGCCGCTACTCTTTCTCTTTTCTGTGGGCTTTCTGTTGCAGTTTGCCATGTTGGCTCCGATGCCGCAGATGCCCTTGTTTGTCTCTGAACTGGGTGCTCCCGGTGGGTATGTTGCCTTTTTCGCCGGTTTGGTAACTGCAGTTACCGGTATGGCCAATATGTTAGCCTCTCCCCAATTGGGTAAATTGGGCGACCGCTTCGGCTCAGAGCGAGTCTTGTTTTACGCGATGTTGGGAGCGGCACTCTTTTTTATTCCTCATGCCTTTGTGCAATCGGTTTGGCAGCTGTTGATCCTACGCTTTTTACTGGGGCTGTGTATGGGCGGATTGCTCCCGGCGCTCAACTCGCTCATTCGTCAAAACGCCCCTGTGGGCAAAGAGAGTACCGCTTACGGATACAGCACCAGCGCCGTTTTTCTCGGCAATATGCTGGGGCCGATTACGGGTGGTTTTCTCTCCGGCTTTATCACGATACGGGGGTTGTTTGTGTTGACGGCAGCACTGCTGATCATCGGTGCCTGGTGGTTGCGGGTGAGCCAGTCTAAAGTTTCGGATGCGGAGTCAGAGTCCTCCTCGGTCTCACAAAAAGTTTCGGTTTAG
- a CDS encoding YlbG family protein, with amino-acid sequence MSSEIAERLGLAVWVKDLKAARSLGRMGNIHYMSKRLKYVFMYIDGHKADQMIQRIERLHYVSHVDRSLRREWTTEFNRSSP; translated from the coding sequence ATGTCTAGCGAGATCGCGGAACGGCTCGGGTTGGCTGTTTGGGTGAAGGATCTCAAGGCGGCGCGTTCATTGGGACGCATGGGTAACATCCATTACATGTCCAAACGACTAAAATATGTTTTTATGTATATCGACGGACATAAGGCGGATCAGATGATTCAACGGATCGAACGCCTTCATTATGTCTCGCATGTAGATCGATCCTTACGTCGAGAATGGACGACGGAGTTTAATCGGTCTTCTCCATAA
- a CDS encoding YlbF family regulator, with amino-acid sequence MSTLDMSELLLEAYQLADQINESEEVKRYLHLKQKVQESDEAQSLIAQFQRKKELFEEAQRFGHFHPDYYAAKKEANAFLKQIRKHPLIGQYLEAEEQVDHLLSEVSRTLAGAVSDSIKVPINDPRELRQANRKQRRGCG; translated from the coding sequence ATGAGTACGTTGGATATGTCGGAGTTGTTGTTAGAGGCTTACCAACTAGCCGATCAGATAAATGAGTCAGAAGAAGTGAAACGGTACCTTCATCTGAAGCAAAAAGTACAGGAGAGCGATGAGGCGCAATCCCTGATCGCACAGTTTCAACGAAAAAAAGAGCTGTTTGAAGAGGCGCAGCGATTTGGCCATTTCCATCCGGATTATTACGCTGCCAAAAAAGAAGCGAATGCGTTTCTGAAACAGATCCGTAAACATCCCTTGATCGGACAATACCTGGAAGCGGAGGAACAGGTGGATCATTTGCTGTCCGAAGTGAGCCGTACCCTGGCTGGAGCGGTTTCCGACTCCATTAAAGTGCCGATCAACGACCCGCGAGAATTGCGTCAGGCCAACCGAAAACAGCGCAGGGGTTGTGGTTGA
- a CDS encoding helicase-associated domain-containing protein encodes MELITHRPQWKDCLEALSVDVIAQMCRRLGLEKTEGLEPFIARWKQRLRERESDWSRWEQQAMELLTWQVGEQPLSDTDLGRTATHVQLSPARLRIGLSLLAGRGLVFRLRLPGGERVYWCPREVREAYLDGSIRPCPLPGTDAAGENRLVGVWDTLFYFLVLMEREGLPLTKEQRIPQPLRRKWSAELELDSDGLRGTVWEDETGDAAFALLLELGRRLGLIQMEGRSAKLNPPAVAQWLLLSWSERLEQLFAVVEESLLASHPQHHPLWWWLKQQNRSDWQPWEETVSAAWRDRSTKGRVITQSEVADILHQWMSLLTWMGWIERIEEKENPLWRWSPWVSMLKRGDNGWKGRVQPDGEVLLPPGTPLAERWRLAQFADYMGGEQLTHYLLSPDAVKRGAQSGMTVNEMERVLQELTGRPLPTTVTHSLQEWAQPRGARLESVWLAQFDEDDLAQEWGQCLHEWPDWGRRVGERSFALTEGGAEAFQRWLKERAVPLAQGKTGKKAWWWRLEEEQKEYQSQSEDPLGAWRVEPPELRPEAAIPGWSSLPHMWTRSLRPYHESTLREVFRQAARLELDVTWTDSKGCLQQITPLFVTAEGREWIVQGRGENGNELSFSLSEVSQVGIFPPWKE; translated from the coding sequence ATGGAACTAATCACGCATCGTCCACAGTGGAAAGACTGCTTAGAGGCGCTGTCCGTCGATGTAATCGCACAGATGTGCCGGCGGCTGGGATTGGAGAAAACAGAGGGACTCGAACCTTTTATCGCGAGATGGAAACAACGTCTACGGGAAAGAGAGTCCGATTGGAGTCGCTGGGAGCAGCAAGCGATGGAGTTGCTTACTTGGCAGGTGGGAGAGCAACCGTTGTCGGATACAGATCTGGGACGTACAGCTACCCATGTGCAACTGTCACCTGCTCGCCTGCGGATAGGCTTATCGTTGTTGGCGGGAAGAGGACTGGTTTTCCGGTTGCGACTTCCCGGTGGAGAGCGGGTATACTGGTGTCCGCGGGAAGTACGGGAAGCGTATCTGGATGGCAGTATTCGCCCCTGTCCGCTTCCTGGAACGGATGCTGCAGGGGAAAATCGGCTGGTAGGGGTGTGGGATACGCTCTTCTATTTTTTGGTCTTGATGGAGCGGGAAGGGTTGCCGCTGACGAAGGAACAACGAATCCCACAGCCACTCAGACGAAAATGGTCGGCAGAGCTTGAGTTGGACAGCGATGGCTTGCGGGGAACCGTTTGGGAGGATGAAACGGGAGACGCAGCCTTTGCCTTACTGTTGGAGTTGGGACGCCGTCTCGGTTTGATTCAGATGGAAGGACGGTCGGCTAAACTTAATCCGCCGGCGGTGGCCCAGTGGTTGCTGTTGTCATGGTCGGAGCGTTTGGAGCAGTTATTCGCGGTGGTGGAAGAGTCCCTGCTGGCTTCCCATCCTCAACACCATCCCTTGTGGTGGTGGCTAAAACAGCAAAACCGCTCCGATTGGCAACCTTGGGAAGAGACAGTTTCCGCCGCTTGGCGAGATCGATCGACCAAGGGTCGTGTGATTACCCAAAGCGAAGTGGCGGATATACTCCACCAGTGGATGAGCTTATTGACATGGATGGGGTGGATAGAGCGAATTGAAGAAAAAGAGAATCCGCTCTGGCGTTGGTCGCCCTGGGTGTCGATGTTAAAGCGGGGGGATAACGGCTGGAAGGGTAGAGTACAGCCAGACGGGGAAGTGCTGCTACCGCCGGGGACCCCTTTGGCCGAACGTTGGCGCCTGGCTCAGTTTGCCGATTATATGGGGGGAGAGCAGCTTACCCATTATTTGTTGTCGCCGGATGCTGTTAAGCGAGGTGCACAGTCGGGCATGACAGTGAATGAGATGGAACGGGTATTGCAGGAGTTGACGGGTCGCCCCCTGCCTACCACCGTAACCCATTCGCTGCAAGAGTGGGCGCAACCGCGAGGGGCCCGGCTGGAATCGGTTTGGTTGGCACAGTTCGATGAGGATGATTTAGCGCAGGAATGGGGACAATGCTTGCACGAATGGCCGGATTGGGGACGCAGGGTGGGTGAGCGCTCCTTTGCTCTCACTGAAGGAGGGGCGGAGGCTTTTCAGCGCTGGCTGAAGGAACGGGCCGTTCCGCTGGCACAGGGGAAGACGGGAAAAAAGGCATGGTGGTGGCGGCTGGAAGAAGAGCAAAAAGAATATCAAAGCCAATCTGAGGATCCCTTGGGCGCGTGGCGGGTGGAACCGCCTGAATTACGTCCCGAGGCGGCGATTCCGGGATGGTCTTCCCTGCCACACATGTGGACACGCTCCCTGCGCCCGTACCATGAATCGACGCTGCGGGAGGTGTTCCGGCAGGCGGCGCGGTTGGAGTTGGATGTAACCTGGACTGATTCCAAGGGCTGCCTTCAGCAGATCACACCGCTTTTCGTCACTGCCGAGGGGCGGGAGTGGATTGTGCAGGGGAGAGGAGAAAATGGGAACGAACTCTCTTTCAGTCTGTCTGAAGTGAGCCAAGTGGGGATTTTCCCTCCCTGGAAAGAATGA